In Paraburkholderia sp. PGU19, a single window of DNA contains:
- a CDS encoding electron transfer flavoprotein subunit alpha/FixB family protein has protein sequence MSGILVIAEHRQGQLRPVSVEVIGAAVAAREAGGERVTVAVLGATPATFVEALKLAGVDEIVTVQTANDAFDPDTYQAVAHALIEARKPSLVLLPHTIDTLGYAAPLAVKGNYGFTTDAFGLARDGESWIATRSGYGQKVNMEIEFPGRATVVVTIRPGAFKAPDSAGAPEVSQFDAPAVTPRSQHISFEEPAASSDVDIPGAEFITSIGRGIGEETHVEQFRELASSLGATLGCSRPIADSGWLPKAHQVGQSGKTAANCKLYLALGISGSVQHMAGMKHVENIIAVNTDPEASIFSIAKYGIVGDIFDIAEELRGHF, from the coding sequence ATGAGCGGGATCCTGGTTATTGCTGAACATCGTCAGGGACAGTTGCGCCCTGTGAGCGTCGAAGTGATCGGCGCAGCTGTCGCGGCGCGCGAAGCGGGCGGCGAACGCGTGACGGTCGCCGTGCTGGGCGCGACGCCCGCCACGTTCGTCGAAGCGCTCAAGCTCGCGGGTGTCGACGAGATCGTCACCGTGCAGACCGCGAACGACGCGTTCGATCCTGATACCTATCAGGCTGTTGCGCACGCACTGATCGAGGCACGCAAGCCGTCGCTCGTGCTGCTGCCCCATACGATCGATACGCTGGGTTACGCCGCGCCCCTCGCGGTCAAAGGGAACTACGGCTTCACCACCGATGCGTTCGGACTGGCGCGCGACGGCGAAAGCTGGATCGCCACACGCTCCGGCTACGGGCAAAAGGTCAACATGGAGATCGAGTTTCCTGGCCGCGCCACGGTAGTCGTGACCATCCGGCCGGGCGCCTTCAAGGCCCCCGACAGCGCGGGTGCGCCCGAAGTCAGTCAGTTCGACGCCCCTGCCGTCACGCCGCGCAGCCAGCACATTTCGTTCGAGGAACCCGCCGCGAGCAGCGACGTGGATATTCCCGGCGCGGAATTCATCACGTCGATTGGCCGTGGCATTGGCGAAGAAACCCATGTCGAACAGTTCCGCGAACTTGCCAGTTCGCTGGGCGCAACGCTTGGCTGTTCGCGCCCCATCGCCGACTCCGGCTGGCTGCCCAAGGCCCATCAGGTCGGCCAGTCCGGCAAGACGGCGGCGAACTGCAAGCTCTACCTCGCTCTGGGCATCTCGGGCTCCGTGCAGCACATGGCGGGCATGAAACACGTCGAGAACATCATCGCCGTCAACACCGACCCTGAGGCGTCGATCTTCTCGATTGCGAAGTACGGCATCGTGGGTGACATCTTCGACATTGCCGAAGAACTGCGCGGACACTTCTAG
- a CDS encoding electron transfer flavoprotein subunit beta/FixA family protein codes for MKILVTIKQVASLDEDFELRDDDRDVEADFHVFDLNEWDHYALEEALRLKESGNSDAIEVVVVTVGPDRADEELRKCLAKGADRAIRVWSDELEEADPIGIARALAALARREAPDMIFAGVQASDHAYGATGMALAGLLDWPHAAVVAGLEYTPGAGTASARRELEGGAYANVTVQCPAVLTLQLGINTPRYASLRGIKQAASRPIETIAPDALGLLAGETGTQGSLSRIRRVYVPELGRAQMIEGTPAEQAARLAGIIKEFRGKRNERDPGYC; via the coding sequence ATGAAGATACTCGTCACGATCAAGCAGGTCGCGTCACTCGATGAAGATTTCGAGCTGCGCGACGACGACCGCGATGTCGAAGCAGACTTTCATGTTTTCGACCTCAACGAATGGGATCACTACGCGCTCGAAGAAGCACTGCGTCTGAAGGAGAGCGGCAATAGCGACGCCATCGAGGTCGTGGTCGTCACCGTGGGTCCCGACCGGGCCGACGAAGAACTGCGCAAGTGTCTGGCCAAAGGCGCGGATCGCGCGATCCGCGTGTGGAGCGACGAACTGGAAGAGGCGGACCCGATCGGCATTGCCCGCGCGCTTGCAGCGCTTGCACGCCGCGAAGCCCCCGACATGATCTTCGCCGGCGTGCAGGCCTCCGACCACGCGTACGGCGCAACGGGCATGGCGCTCGCAGGCCTGCTCGACTGGCCGCACGCGGCTGTCGTGGCGGGTCTGGAATACACGCCCGGCGCGGGCACGGCGAGCGCGCGTCGCGAGCTCGAAGGCGGTGCATACGCAAATGTCACCGTGCAATGCCCTGCTGTCCTGACGCTGCAACTGGGTATCAACACGCCGCGCTACGCGTCGCTGCGCGGCATCAAGCAGGCGGCGTCACGGCCAATCGAAACCATTGCGCCCGACGCGCTCGGCTTACTCGCCGGTGAAACGGGCACGCAAGGCTCGCTCTCGCGCATCAGGCGCGTGTATGTGCCCGAACTCGGCCGCGCGCAGATGATCGAGGGCACACCAGCCGAACAGGCCGCCCGCCTCGCGGGCATCATCAAGGAATTTCGGGGGAAGCGTAATGAGCGGGATCCTGGTTATTGCTGA
- a CDS encoding heterodisulfide reductase-related iron-sulfur binding cluster, translated as MSSAATFDPVNVTRILFEGFPTFAIVLFYLAGVAAMAAFAWGVYIQVRKYRRGKPVTGPIDLRARVGAMVRVVLNHRTIARRDPAAGRAHRFIFYGFAVLFAGTATVTVDYDITARFLGFHFWNGNFYLFFKLAMNLAGLSLIGGLIYMMVRRGWIKPPKLNYARPDRQPGDPDYDRSGYRREDWAFLWSLVLIGITGFVLSGLRLVWLQDRAIVWETRWWSPVAALLAEIMRGAGLSASAAYALRTGLWWFHGALALTFIALIPYTKVKHIFTASGSLLMRDPLAAQRLPKVEPDAERAGYKTITDFTWKHLLNLDACTKCGRCHEACPARAVGAPLSPRDVILSLREFANDALEKNTLPEEVKLDVHGKDIGQVFMETIWSCRTCMACVEICPVAVEHVPIIVQLRRKLVEDGEMEPQVQKTLQAIHKNGNSFNESKRKRAAWTKTLPFTIKDARKEPVDLLWFVGDYASFDPRNQRVTQAFATLLHNSGVDFGLLFEGESNAGNDVRRVGEEGLYELLAAQNIATLGTSQFGRIITTDPHSYNTIRNEYPDFGGNFEIEHYTSVVARMLAEGKMRPKRKLGYRVTFHDPCHLGRFNKGYDAPRQIIEALGCELVEMGRSRDNSFCCGAGGGRIWMNDPVGQEKPSQNRMKEAAAIEGLEVFVVCCPKDLTMFEDALKTSGYEGRFIVRELIELIAESLTEVDGNAPPADDVRVTADV; from the coding sequence ATGTCGAGCGCAGCGACTTTCGACCCCGTCAACGTCACCCGGATCCTCTTCGAGGGCTTCCCCACGTTCGCGATCGTGCTGTTCTATCTGGCCGGCGTCGCCGCGATGGCCGCGTTCGCATGGGGCGTCTACATCCAGGTGCGCAAGTACCGGCGCGGCAAGCCCGTAACCGGTCCCATCGATCTGCGAGCGCGTGTCGGCGCGATGGTGCGGGTCGTGCTCAATCACCGCACGATCGCGCGCCGCGACCCGGCGGCAGGCCGCGCGCACCGCTTCATTTTCTACGGCTTCGCGGTTCTGTTTGCCGGCACGGCCACCGTCACGGTCGACTACGACATCACGGCGCGCTTTCTCGGCTTTCACTTCTGGAACGGCAACTTCTATCTGTTTTTCAAGCTGGCGATGAACCTCGCCGGCCTGTCGCTGATTGGCGGTCTGATCTACATGATGGTGCGGCGCGGCTGGATCAAGCCGCCGAAACTCAATTACGCACGCCCCGACCGGCAGCCGGGCGACCCCGACTACGACCGCAGCGGATATCGCCGCGAAGACTGGGCGTTCCTGTGGTCGCTCGTGTTGATCGGTATTACGGGCTTCGTGCTGAGCGGGTTGCGGCTGGTTTGGCTGCAGGATCGCGCCATCGTGTGGGAGACGCGCTGGTGGTCGCCCGTTGCCGCCCTGCTCGCCGAGATCATGCGCGGCGCGGGACTCAGCGCTTCGGCCGCCTACGCGCTGCGCACGGGCCTGTGGTGGTTCCACGGCGCGCTCGCCCTCACCTTCATTGCGCTGATTCCGTACACGAAGGTCAAGCACATCTTCACCGCGAGCGGGTCGCTTCTGATGCGCGATCCTCTCGCTGCGCAGCGCCTGCCGAAAGTCGAACCGGACGCCGAGCGCGCCGGCTACAAGACCATCACCGACTTCACATGGAAGCATCTGCTCAATCTCGATGCCTGCACCAAATGCGGCCGCTGTCATGAAGCCTGCCCCGCCCGCGCAGTGGGTGCGCCGTTGTCGCCACGCGACGTGATCCTGTCGCTGCGCGAATTCGCGAACGATGCGCTGGAGAAAAACACGCTGCCCGAAGAAGTGAAGCTCGACGTGCATGGCAAGGACATCGGCCAGGTGTTCATGGAAACGATCTGGTCGTGCCGGACCTGCATGGCGTGCGTCGAGATCTGCCCCGTTGCCGTCGAGCACGTACCCATCATCGTGCAGCTGCGCCGCAAGCTGGTTGAAGACGGTGAAATGGAACCGCAGGTGCAAAAGACGCTGCAGGCGATCCACAAGAATGGCAACTCGTTCAACGAATCGAAGCGCAAACGCGCCGCGTGGACCAAGACCCTGCCGTTCACGATCAAGGACGCACGCAAGGAGCCCGTCGATCTGCTGTGGTTCGTCGGCGACTATGCGTCGTTCGATCCGCGCAACCAGCGCGTCACGCAGGCCTTTGCGACGCTGCTGCACAATTCAGGCGTGGATTTCGGCCTGCTGTTCGAAGGCGAATCGAATGCGGGCAACGACGTACGGCGCGTCGGCGAAGAAGGCCTGTATGAATTGCTCGCCGCGCAGAACATCGCGACGCTCGGCACCTCACAATTCGGCCGCATCATCACGACGGACCCGCACTCGTACAACACGATCCGCAACGAGTACCCGGACTTCGGCGGAAATTTCGAAATCGAGCATTACACGAGTGTGGTGGCCCGCATGCTGGCCGAAGGCAAGATGCGCCCGAAGCGCAAGCTCGGCTATCGCGTGACCTTCCATGATCCGTGCCATCTTGGCCGCTTCAACAAGGGCTATGACGCGCCGCGCCAGATCATCGAAGCACTCGGATGCGAGCTGGTCGAAATGGGCCGCTCGCGCGACAACTCTTTCTGCTGTGGCGCAGGCGGCGGACGTATCTGGATGAACGATCCCGTCGGTCAGGAGAAGCCTTCACAGAACCGTATGAAGGAAGCGGCGGCTATCGAGGGACTGGAGGTATTCGTCGTGTGCTGCCCGAAAGACCTCACGATGTTCGAGGACGCACTCAAGACGAGCGGCTACGAAGGACGCTTCATCGTGCGCGAACTGATCGAGCTGATTGCCGAGAGTCTGACGGAAGTCGACGGCAATGCCCCGCCTGCGGACGATGTCCGCGTGACGGCCGACGTCTGA
- the narL gene encoding two-component system response regulator NarL: MVPHTVLLIDDHALFRKGVAQLIQMNPAFAVAGEATSGHDGIEMAVRLKPDVVLIDLNMPRMNGIETLEGMREAGVDARFIMLTVSDNERDVVAALRAGAHGYLLKDMDPEDLCISLQKALKGTAVLSESVTGSLVHALSGGQRIPAAQNDLTAREVEVFDHLVAGLCNKAIARKLDISVGTVKVHVKHVLRKLDLHSRLEAVLWQQEHGSRSHH, from the coding sequence ATGGTCCCTCACACAGTACTTCTCATCGACGACCACGCGTTGTTTCGCAAGGGCGTCGCGCAACTGATCCAGATGAACCCGGCGTTCGCGGTCGCGGGCGAAGCGACCTCGGGCCACGATGGCATCGAGATGGCCGTCCGGCTCAAGCCGGATGTCGTCCTGATCGACCTGAACATGCCGCGCATGAACGGTATCGAAACGCTGGAAGGCATGCGCGAAGCAGGCGTTGACGCGCGTTTCATCATGCTGACGGTATCCGACAATGAGCGCGATGTGGTGGCCGCGTTGCGCGCGGGCGCGCACGGCTATCTGTTGAAGGACATGGACCCCGAAGACCTGTGCATATCGCTGCAAAAGGCGCTCAAGGGCACGGCCGTCCTGAGCGAGTCCGTCACGGGCAGTCTCGTTCATGCGCTCTCGGGCGGCCAGCGCATTCCCGCGGCGCAGAACGATCTGACGGCACGCGAGGTCGAGGTGTTCGACCATCTGGTGGCGGGCCTGTGCAACAAGGCCATCGCGCGCAAGCTCGATATCAGCGTGGGGACGGTGAAGGTGCACGTCAAGCACGTGTTGCGCAAGCTCGATCTTCACTCGCGTCTTGAAGCCGTCCTGTGGCAGCAGGAGCACGGCTCGCGTTCGCACCACTGA